From the bacterium genome, the window ATAACGACAGTGATGCTAACACGCGCATGTTGAATTTTGCTTTTTCAACCGCTTGATCGGTCATCTCTTCAATCCTTTTGATGAGGCTGTTCAAGCCCGATGTGGGAGTGTACCTGGGCGCGCGATGGGCTCGCAGGCTGCCCGGAAGAACTATTTCACACGTGCCGGTGCGATGGCATTGGAGGTGCATCGCCAGCCGCCATCCGCAACCGCCAACGGGTGAGCGAACGGTTCGCTATGATCCTCCATTTGCTTGCTTAAATATAGCTCATTCTAGTGCTGTGGTCAAGCCCTTTGTACATTACCCCTTAGGAAAAGGAACGACGCTATGTTCACCATTCAGGACGGCTTTATTTTCGTTACCAAGCTCCAGCTTGGTAATGCCGATGGGTGGGAAGCTCCAGCTTCCAGATTGAGATGACGCATGTTATCGAAGACAGGTTAACTATTGCGGAAGATAAAGCTGGAGCTTTTTAACAACTGCGTTCCCAAGCAGAGCTTGGGAACGAGGGGGAAAAGCCGCGGGTTGAGAAGGGGCGAAGGAATGGGGGAGGTGCGCATGGACCAACCGCGCTATGGTTGTTTGAGTATACCCAGACACTCTTGTGCGTGTGGACACCACTTGACGCAGCCCAGATCGATCTTTGGGTTGCGTACCGTCTTTCCGCACTGGTCGCAGGTACGGGTGGGATCGTCTTTCCAGAATTCGATGTCATTGCCGCAGAAGGGACAAGTCACCTCGTAGATGTCTTCCGGTTTCCAAAAGCGCTGATCTTGTCCCGGGCAACGCAATGTGCTCATCATGATCCCTTTGTTTTGGCTTTGCTCAGCTCATGGCAGATGCGGCCGGCCAGCACGGTTACATCCTCGGTCGGCAGGGCATGACGAATGGCCGCTGGAAAGAGAAGATCGGCCGTGGGCGAAAATTCTTCTTCTCCCATGCGATAGACCAATCCGATCTGCAGCAACCCGACCACTTGAATGCGCGCTCCCAGATCGCCGATCGCGAGCGGTTGCCAATCAAAGCGGTCGAGACGCTCCTGCAACCGCTGCCGGTCGTTGCCGATGGCGCGCACCAGCGGCAGGAGCGAGCGATGGCAAAAAGGCTGCCAGTAAAAAAGTCCGCCCGCGAGATCGCGAAAGGAGATCCACTCGTCGTTTTGGCGCCAGTTCACTTCGCTGAGCAACAGATGGAGCAACAACAAACGGTCCACTGGCTTGGCCGGCTTAGCCGAAGACGATTCGATCAGCTCCAGCTCCGGCAGCGTTAAAAGCAGATCGTTGCCGAGAAAGCGGACGGCGCAGCGTTCGTTCTGTGGGGCAGGCAAACCCAATCCCCGGCATGCGGCGTCCAAATCGCGGCCGGCTAGCCGTTCCCTGGCAAGCTCCAGGGCTTTGGCTTGTCCGTCTTGCTGGCTCAGGTTCGCGTCCCCATGTTAGGATTGGTCGCCTGCCGCTGCCTGCATGGCGTGCACGGTCGGGAACGCGCTGCGATCGG encodes:
- a CDS encoding DUF3786 domain-containing protein; this translates as MPAPQNERCAVRFLGNDLLLTLPELELIESSSAKPAKPVDRLLLLHLLLSEVNWRQNDEWISFRDLAGGLFYWQPFCHRSLLPLVRAIGNDRQRLQERLDRFDWQPLAIGDLGARIQVVGLLQIGLVYRMGEEEFSPTADLLFPAAIRHALPTEDVTVLAGRICHELSKAKTKGS